TATAGTTTGGGAAAGATTCGAGAACATACAATACTGTTCTGGTTGCGATATCAGAGGGAAAAACAAAATTAAATGAGATCTCGAGCTTATTTAATAATAAAACAAATGAGTCGATAAAATATCTAGACATACTCCGAAGAGAATTTAACATGGTAAAAAAGATGACGCCTATAACTGAAAATCCCGCAAAGTCCAGAATAGGGAAGTATGAAATAATTGATAATTTCCTGTCATTTTGGTTTTATTTTTATGATAAAAACAGATCTTATGCAGAGCAGGAAAGATTTGATGAAATTTTAAGGTATTTTAATAATGAATTTAATGCTTTTGTTGGAAGAAAATTTGAAAAGTTAGTGATATCCTTGATTAAAGAGAAAAAGGTTCTGTCTGAAATAGATTTTAGCCGTATAGGAAATCAGTGGGGAAAATCAGAGGCTGGAGCCTATGAAATAGACCTTGTTGCATTAAATGAGGCAAAGAAAGAAGTATTATTTGCCGAATGCAAATGGAAAGAAAAAGTAAATTCTCTGGAAGTTTTAAAAGAACTCGAAGAAAAAACAGGTTTTGTAGCTTGGAATAAAGAGAATAGAAAAGAGAGCTTTGCCGTGTTTGCAAAATCATTCAGCAAGAAGACTTCGGAATTCAATGGAAGAAAAGTTTATTGCTTTGATTTAAGAGATATGGAGAAGCTTCTGAAAAAGAAGTAAAAAAGGTTTAGGGTTGATTATGCTGTTTAGTAGCTGCATTTTAATTCCTGATCGCTTTAAAGAACCCTATTTCTTCTGCTCTGCCTGCTCAGAAACCTTTGGAAGCGGTATTGGCGGAGGCAGGTTGATCTCCTTGCTCAGGATCAAAGCTTCAATGTTGCATCTCAACAAGATGCTGTTCAGCACTTCTGCCATGATCTCCTTGGAAACATTCTTGCTCTTCTTCCATTCCTTGATGATTTCCTTCAGCTTTTTATCTTCATCAATATAGATGATCTCCCCGCTCAGCTCTATCTTTCCTATGTCAGGATCAAACTTTGATTCAAACTTAAACGAGAATTTCAGGCCTTTTTCATCAGCCTTGCCAAATGCCAGGTCTGTTTCTTCAATATTGCTTATGTTTACGTTGTTTGATATGTTTATCTGCCCTACTGCAGGCTGCCTTCTCTCAACATCTATTTTTGTAAAATTAAATCCGAC
The DNA window shown above is from Candidatus Woesearchaeota archaeon and carries:
- a CDS encoding DUF234 domain-containing protein; amino-acid sequence: MVKKMTPITENPAKSRIGKYEIIDNFLSFWFYFYDKNRSYAEQERFDEILRYFNNEFNAFVGRKFEKLVISLIKEKKVLSEIDFSRIGNQWGKSEAGAYEIDLVALNEAKKEVLFAECKWKEKVNSLEVLKELEEKTGFVAWNKENRKESFAVFAKSFSKKTSEFNGRKVYCFDLRDMEKLLKKK